The following are encoded in a window of Citrobacter freundii genomic DNA:
- a CDS encoding YcbX family protein, whose translation MVTLTRLFVHPVKSMRGIGLTHALADVSGLAFDRIFMVTEPDGTFITARQFPQMVRFTPSPLHDGLHLTAPDGSSALVRFADFATQDAPTEVWGNHFTARIAPTAINQWLSGFFSRDVQLRWVGPQLTRRVKRHDGVPLSFADGFPYLLTNEASLRDVQQRCPASIRMEQFRPNLVVSGASAWEEDTWKVIRIGEVIFDVAKPCSRCIFTTISPEKGQKHPSGEPLATLQTFRSAVDNGDVDFGQNLIARNSGVIRVGDEVEILSTGPARAYGAVASDDTIAQQQQPDASVLIDWQGHTFRGNNQQVLLEQLENQGIRVPYSCRAGICGCCRIRLVEGEVSPLKKSAIGDDGTILCCSCVPKTAVRLES comes from the coding sequence GTGGTAACGTTAACCCGACTTTTTGTTCATCCGGTTAAATCAATGCGCGGTATTGGGCTCACGCACGCCCTGGCAGACGTTAGCGGTCTGGCCTTTGACCGCATCTTTATGGTTACCGAACCCGACGGAACGTTCATCACCGCCCGGCAGTTCCCCCAGATGGTCCGTTTTACCCCTTCCCCTTTACACGATGGGTTGCACTTAACCGCACCCGACGGCAGCAGTGCGTTGGTCCGTTTTGCCGACTTCGCCACCCAGGATGCGCCAACAGAAGTCTGGGGAAACCATTTTACTGCACGTATCGCGCCAACAGCTATCAATCAGTGGCTCAGCGGTTTTTTCTCGCGCGATGTACAGTTACGCTGGGTTGGCCCACAGTTAACCCGCCGGGTCAAACGCCACGACGGCGTACCGCTCTCGTTCGCCGATGGTTTTCCTTACCTTCTGACTAATGAAGCCTCACTACGCGATGTGCAGCAACGCTGCCCGGCCAGTATCCGAATGGAGCAGTTTCGCCCCAACCTGGTGGTCTCAGGGGCTAGCGCCTGGGAGGAAGACACCTGGAAGGTGATTCGCATTGGCGAGGTCATCTTTGATGTGGCAAAACCCTGCAGCCGCTGTATTTTCACCACTATCAGCCCTGAAAAAGGCCAGAAACATCCATCCGGTGAACCGCTGGCAACGCTGCAAACCTTCCGCAGCGCGGTGGATAACGGCGATGTCGATTTCGGTCAGAATCTCATTGCCCGCAACAGCGGCGTGATCCGCGTTGGCGATGAAGTTGAAATTTTGTCCACCGGGCCCGCCCGAGCTTACGGCGCGGTGGCTTCCGATGACACTATTGCACAACAGCAGCAGCCTGATGCCAGCGTGCTTATCGACTGGCAGGGGCACACCTTTCGTGGCAACAATCAACAGGTGTTACTGGAACAACTGGAAAACCAGGGGATCCGGGTTCCTTATTCGTGCAGGGCGGGGATCTGCGGATGCTGCCGGATTCGGCTGGTAGAGGGCGAAGTCAGTCCGCTGAAAAAATCAGCGATTGGTGATGACGGGACGATTCTTTGCTGCAGTTGTGTGCCAAAAACAGCGGTCAGGCTGGAGAGTTAA
- a CDS encoding ABC transporter ATP-binding protein, protein MSLISMHGAWLSFSDAPLLDNAELHIEDNERVCLVGRNGAGKSTLMKILNREQGLDDGRIIYEQDLVVARLQQDPPRNVQGTVYDFVAEGIAEQAVYLKRYHDISHLVITDPSDKNLQELAKVQEQLDHHNLWQLENRINEVLEQLGLEPDMELASLSGGWLRKAALGRALVSNPRVLLLDEPTNHLDIETIDWLEGFLKTFNGTIIFISHDRSFIRNMATRIVDLDRGKLVTYPGNYDQYLLEKEEALRVEELQNAEFDRKLAQEEVWIRQGIKARRTRNEGRVRALKAMRRERGERREVMGTAKMQVEEASRSGKIVFEMENVDYQINGKQLVKDFSAQVQRSDKIALIGPNGCGKTTLIKLMLGQLQADSGRIHVGTKLEVAYFDQHRAELDPDKTVMDNLSEGKQEVMVNGKPRHVLGYLQDFLFHPKRAMTPVRALSGGERNRLLLARLFLKPSNLLILDEPTNDLDVETLELLEELIDGYQGTVLLVSHDRQFVDNTVTECWIFEGGGKIGRYVGGYHDAREQQSQYVAFKQPVAKKTEEVAAPKAEIVKRGTSKLSYKHQRELEQLPAQLEELEAKLETLQAQVADASFFSQPHEQTQQVLANLSEAEQELEQAFERWEYLESLKNGA, encoded by the coding sequence ATGTCATTAATCAGTATGCATGGTGCATGGCTGTCGTTCAGCGATGCGCCGCTTCTTGATAATGCTGAACTGCATATCGAAGATAACGAGCGCGTTTGTCTGGTTGGCCGTAACGGCGCGGGCAAATCGACGCTGATGAAGATCCTCAACCGTGAACAGGGTCTTGACGACGGACGTATTATTTATGAACAGGATCTGGTTGTGGCACGTCTGCAGCAGGATCCGCCGCGTAACGTGCAGGGTACCGTCTACGATTTCGTTGCCGAAGGGATTGCAGAGCAGGCGGTGTATCTCAAGCGTTACCATGATATTTCGCATCTGGTGATCACCGATCCTAGTGATAAAAACCTGCAGGAACTGGCGAAGGTTCAGGAACAGCTGGATCACCACAATCTGTGGCAACTGGAAAACCGCATCAATGAAGTACTGGAACAGCTTGGGCTGGAGCCAGACATGGAACTGGCATCGCTTTCCGGCGGTTGGCTGCGTAAAGCCGCACTGGGCCGGGCGTTAGTCAGCAATCCACGCGTATTGTTGCTGGATGAACCGACCAACCATCTGGATATCGAAACCATCGACTGGCTGGAAGGGTTCCTGAAAACCTTCAATGGAACGATCATCTTCATTTCTCACGACCGTTCGTTTATTCGCAATATGGCAACGCGTATTGTCGATCTCGATCGCGGCAAGCTGGTGACCTATCCGGGTAATTACGATCAGTACCTGCTGGAGAAAGAAGAAGCGCTGCGTGTAGAAGAGCTTCAGAATGCGGAGTTTGACCGCAAACTGGCGCAGGAAGAGGTCTGGATCCGTCAGGGCATTAAAGCGCGCCGTACACGTAACGAAGGCCGCGTGCGTGCGCTGAAGGCGATGCGTCGTGAGCGTGGCGAGCGTCGTGAAGTGATGGGTACCGCGAAGATGCAGGTCGAAGAGGCGAGCCGTTCGGGTAAAATCGTCTTTGAAATGGAGAATGTTGATTACCAGATTAACGGTAAACAACTGGTGAAAGACTTCTCGGCGCAGGTACAGCGTAGTGACAAAATTGCGCTAATTGGACCTAACGGTTGCGGTAAAACAACGCTAATCAAGCTGATGTTGGGTCAGTTACAGGCTGACAGCGGTCGTATCCATGTCGGTACCAAGCTGGAAGTGGCTTATTTTGACCAACACCGCGCGGAGCTGGATCCGGATAAAACCGTCATGGATAACCTGTCGGAAGGTAAGCAAGAGGTGATGGTCAACGGTAAACCACGTCACGTGCTGGGCTACCTGCAGGACTTCCTGTTCCACCCTAAGCGAGCGATGACACCAGTGCGTGCGCTCTCCGGTGGGGAACGAAACCGTCTGTTACTGGCGCGTCTTTTTCTGAAGCCCAGCAATCTTTTGATTCTCGATGAACCAACGAACGATCTCGACGTCGAAACGCTGGAACTTCTCGAAGAGTTGATTGACGGTTATCAGGGAACCGTGTTGCTGGTTAGCCACGATCGCCAGTTTGTCGATAACACTGTTACCGAGTGTTGGATCTTCGAAGGCGGCGGCAAAATTGGTCGTTATGTAGGCGGTTACCATGACGCACGTGAGCAGCAGTCACAGTATGTGGCGTTTAAACAGCCTGTTGCCAAAAAAACAGAGGAAGTTGCTGCCCCTAAAGCAGAAATTGTAAAACGCGGCACCAGCAAACTAAGCTATAAACACCAGCGCGAACTGGAGCAGCTCCCTGCGCAGCTTGAAGAGCTGGAAGCTAAACTGGAAACGTTGCAGGCCCAAGTTGCTGATGCTTCTTTTTTCAGTCAGCCACATGAGCAAACGCAGCAGGTATTAGCTAATCTGAGCGAAGCGGAACAAGAACTTGAGCAAGCCTTTGAGCGCTGGGAGTATCTTGAGTCTTTGAAGAATGGCGCATAA
- the rlmKL gene encoding bifunctional 23S rRNA (guanine(2069)-N(7))-methyltransferase RlmK/23S rRNA (guanine(2445)-N(2))-methyltransferase RlmL, with product MNSLFASTARGLEELLKTELENLGAAECQVVQGGVHFKGDTRLVYQSLMWSRLASRIILPMGECKVYSDLDLYLGVQTIDWTEIFNPGATFAVHFSGLNDTIRNSQYGALKVKDAIVDSFTRKNMARPNVDRESPDLRINVWLNKDTASIALDLSGDGLHQRGYRDRAGQAPIKETLAAAIVMRSGWQPGTPLLDPMCGSGTLLIEAAMWATDRAPGLHRGYWGFNGWAQHDEAVWQEVKAEAQVRARKGLADYTSHFYGSDSDARVIEKARSNARRAGIADLVTFDVKDVAKLSNPLPQGPYGTVISNPPYGERLDSEPALIALHSLLGRTMKNQFGGWNLSLFSASPDLLSSLQLRADKQFKAKNGPLDCVQKNYHVAETTADSKPATVAEDYANRLRKNIKKLEKWARQEGIECYRLYDADLPEYNVAVDRYGDWVVVQEYAPPKTVDAQKARQRLFDIIAATLSVLEIAPNKLVLKTRERQKGKNQYQKMNEKGEFIEVSEYNARLWVNLTDYLDTGLFLDHRIARRMLGQMSKGKDFLNLFSYTGSASVHAGLGGARSTTTVDMSRTYLEWAERNLRLNGLSGRAHRLIQADCLGWLREANEQFDLIFIDPPTFSNSKRMEDSFDVQRDHLALMKDLKRLLRKDGTIMFSNNKRGFRMDLDGLAELGLKAQEITQKTLSQDFARNRQIHNCWLITAA from the coding sequence ATGAATTCTCTGTTTGCCAGTACGGCCCGTGGGCTGGAAGAGCTGTTAAAAACTGAACTGGAAAACCTCGGCGCCGCGGAGTGCCAGGTGGTTCAGGGTGGGGTCCATTTTAAGGGCGACACGCGGCTTGTTTACCAGAGCCTGATGTGGAGCCGCCTGGCCTCGCGCATTATCCTGCCGATGGGAGAGTGCAAGGTCTACAGCGATCTTGATCTGTACCTCGGTGTTCAGACAATCGACTGGACAGAGATATTTAACCCAGGAGCGACGTTTGCTGTGCATTTTAGCGGCTTGAACGACACCATTCGTAACAGCCAGTACGGCGCATTAAAAGTAAAGGACGCGATTGTCGATTCCTTTACTCGTAAAAATATGGCCCGTCCGAATGTGGATCGCGAATCCCCGGATCTGCGTATTAACGTCTGGCTGAACAAAGATACCGCCAGCATTGCCCTCGATCTTAGCGGTGATGGTCTGCATCAGCGCGGCTATCGCGATCGTGCCGGTCAGGCGCCGATCAAAGAGACGCTGGCTGCGGCTATCGTGATGCGTTCTGGCTGGCAACCGGGTACGCCGCTGCTCGATCCGATGTGTGGTTCCGGTACGCTGCTGATTGAAGCCGCGATGTGGGCAACCGATCGCGCACCCGGTCTGCACCGTGGCTACTGGGGCTTTAACGGTTGGGCGCAGCATGATGAAGCGGTCTGGCAAGAGGTGAAAGCGGAAGCACAGGTTCGCGCGCGTAAAGGGCTGGCGGACTATACGTCGCACTTCTATGGCTCTGATAGCGACGCCCGAGTGATTGAAAAAGCGCGCAGCAACGCCCGCCGCGCTGGGATTGCCGATCTGGTGACATTTGACGTCAAAGACGTAGCGAAACTGAGTAACCCGCTACCGCAAGGTCCGTATGGTACCGTTATCAGCAACCCGCCGTACGGTGAACGTCTGGATAGCGAACCGGCGCTGATCGCACTGCACAGCCTGCTGGGCCGCACGATGAAAAACCAGTTTGGCGGCTGGAATCTGTCGCTTTTCAGCGCCTCACCGGATTTGCTCAGCAGTCTGCAATTACGCGCTGACAAGCAGTTTAAAGCCAAAAACGGCCCGCTGGATTGCGTACAGAAAAACTATCACGTCGCGGAAACCACCGCAGACAGTAAGCCTGCCACGGTGGCGGAAGACTACGCCAACCGTCTGCGTAAAAATATCAAAAAGCTGGAAAAATGGGCGCGTCAGGAAGGCATTGAATGCTATCGCCTGTACGATGCTGACCTGCCAGAATACAACGTCGCGGTCGACCGCTACGGTGACTGGGTTGTGGTTCAGGAATACGCGCCGCCGAAGACGGTTGATGCCCAGAAGGCTCGCCAGCGTCTGTTTGACATCATTGCCGCCACGCTGTCGGTACTGGAGATTGCGCCGAATAAACTGGTGCTGAAAACCCGTGAACGGCAGAAAGGGAAAAACCAGTATCAGAAGATGAATGAGAAGGGTGAATTCATTGAGGTGAGCGAGTACAACGCGCGCCTGTGGGTTAACCTGACCGACTATCTTGATACCGGTCTGTTCCTGGACCACCGTATAGCGCGCCGCATGCTGGGCCAGATGAGCAAGGGTAAAGATTTCCTCAATCTGTTCTCGTATACCGGCAGCGCCAGCGTACACGCCGGGCTTGGCGGTGCGCGCAGCACCACAACAGTCGATATGTCTCGTACTTATCTGGAGTGGGCGGAACGTAACCTGCGACTCAACGGGCTGAGCGGCCGCGCGCATCGTTTAATTCAGGCCGACTGCCTGGGCTGGCTGCGCGAAGCCAATGAACAGTTTGATCTGATCTTCATCGATCCACCGACCTTCTCTAACTCAAAACGTATGGAAGACTCGTTTGACGTGCAGCGCGATCATCTGGCGCTAATGAAAGATCTGAAGCGTCTGCTGCGTAAAGACGGCACGATCATGTTCTCTAACAACAAACGTGGATTCCGTATGGATCTCGACGGCCTGGCTGAACTGGGATTGAAAGCACAAGAAATTACCCAAAAAACGCTTTCTCAGGACTTTGCCCGTAACCGTCAGATCCACAATTGCTGGCTGATTACCGCAGCCTGA